In Benincasa hispida cultivar B227 chromosome 8, ASM972705v1, whole genome shotgun sequence, the sequence ccctcctatatccttatactacagaccatttaggttattacttaaggcatgatctacttatatgtatcacatacatgcttaagttacatgaaataaccacggatcttagtttattggatttgagtaaatgcaaataaaataacacttattttattaataataatgtgtgcacaaaatgtttaaaaactacgagaccactaagagaattaagacaccaatcctaacaactCTTTGCCTTCAAGTGTAAAACAAAGCTTAAggtgtagcgttgcaacgctgtctCAATGGCATTTTCGTAATTTTGTGTCCTTGACGCGTGCCTGATTTCATTTTCAATAGCTTCAAATCAACTCCCAACGACTCGTAACACTCTAAAATGCATGATTTACTCAAATTCTTACAAGAATAGatatttaaatagtttaaacataacaaaaaaaaatgagattaaGGACATAAAAATTGCTCTTTACGAGAGCTGTCATTAAGCGTTGGGTTGCACCTTCAGTGCACGGCTGTGTGCATGCGTGCCTGCCGCTCCTTCCTTGGCCATGCCTAGGACATTCCGTGCATTTGCCTAGCGTGTTCGCGCCCAACGCTGCCTCAACTTGTGCTCCACTGTGCTAATTTAGGTTGTGTGCCATGCGCGCGCATGTACCCTGTTGATGGGCCCTGCACATGCGCCCTATGGCGCTCATAGGTAGCATGCTAACCTTTAAGCACGGGGCGTGGGCCACCTACCCATGCCACACACGATGCTTGGCTAATTTCCCATTAGTCCGCTTGTGTCATTAGCCTTGTCTTTCACTAATGCGTCGCCCACGCGCATGTCTTGACATCGGTTGGCCCAAGGCCTTGGCCAATCGTGCTGATGCTCAGGAACTAAGGTCTTAACAGTAAGCCTCAATGGGGTGGATAATGGAGCATTGAGATTTTGTTCAATTAGAATTCCACGGGATAATCTCCTTGACCGATTTAGAGAGGTATCTTGAGATGGGAAGTATAGGAGTAGTCTGCCATCgatcaataaaaaatttatagccACATTAGGAGAAATTGTAGGTGGTAGAGTTGGCCTGACATATTCAGTAGCTAGTGTCATTAAGGTTGCAATTCGATATTCATTGTGTCGTCAGTAATTTGGTCCTCCAAAGCAGCATGAAGTCAGTGTTCTAGATTATCAATCTCAACAACACAAATTAATGTCAATGCTGGCATCAACATATGCATTCCAATTTGCTACTAGTGGAGAAGTATGCACAGATGAAGAAGACTCATGATAAGAACTAGTTGGAGATGTGCATGCATTATCAGTGGGGCTCAAGGCTCATGTTAGATGATGTAATTACCCACAAGCTTAAGCTTTTGGGCTAATTGGTGATTAAAGATGATATCAGAACAGGTGGTTTAGGAAGGTCCTGTGTTCAAGCTCCTACAATGTatttcctttgtatttaatattgattttcacttGTTGAGCCTTCTTCACATTTCAAATCCTTAAGTGAGGggagtgttagatgatataattatGCCTTTACCCACTAGCTTAAACTTTTGGGTCAATTGATGATTTAAGAGCTTACATTACTTCGTACATGACAAAATCATTGAGTACTTGTAAGGAAGCCTGTGGCGGTCATGGATACACTGCACTCAATCGCTTTAGTACCCTTAAGAACGATCATGATATTTTCTAGACTTTTGAAGGGGACAATATTGTTTTTCTACCACAGGTGATCTTTTACTTGTTGGGCGTTGTTTTTCCTTAGATgatagtatatttatatttcaataCATTCGTTTTGGGCTAGGAATCACCGACACTTCTAAATGGCCCAGTGTTAGACATCCACACACCCTGACATGTGGCgtgttcatttttttattattaattttttgtttccgACACTACTAAGACACGTCCAGACACGGCAAtctgcaaaattaaaaaaaaaaaaccgactAAAACTGGGCCATTTAAGTAAGCCCAAGCCCAACTAAATTTTTTTGCCATTTGAAGACCTTCCATTGTTGCTCGAAGCCCTGGTAGAGGAGGATCCGGGACAAAATCCAGAAAATTTGCAGCCATCGCCAACACATTTCTGGGCTCATCACGAATAATTGCGGACCATCCCATTGAAGGGGGAGATAACTTCCAGGAGGcatcaactttcaattttaataatccTGATTCAGGAGGATGCCAACAGGAACTTACAGAACTGTAAACCGGTAAGGATTTCTTCTCAATCGATGATTTCTTTGAAAGAATAGACATATAGTTGGGAGACTATTGTTGAAGGCTTTCCATAAAAAGTGCTTGATTTTCCTGGGGATATTTAGTTTCCATAATTTGATCCACACACTTCTCATTTGGTTTTCGCTAGAGGAAGGTGATAATATCTCAGAATTAAGAAACACCTTGTATCCACTTTTGACCCTGTATTCTCCTTTTTTCTCAAAATGCCACATGAGTTGATCTGATATTTTGTTACAAGTAGGAATACATTTGATCACCTCGCAATCAGTTTGCTCAAATGCTTCCTTTAAGAGATTTTCATTCCACCTTCCATTAGGAAGTAAAAAAACTGAGACACGGCTGTTGATAAACTCATGATTAATAATTATAGGTTTGAATGTAGAAGGCCTTGGCAACCAAGGATCACAAAAAGTACTTATAGAATATCCATCTCCAGTGCGAAAACGAAGGCCTTTTATAAGTAAATTTCTGCCCCATAATAAGCTTCTCCACAGAAAAGAGGGATTACCCGGTTCAGCACTAAGGATATCACCATTCACAAAATATAAACTTCTGAGAACAGAAGCAACAAAAGAATCAGGCTTGTATAACATTCTCCAGATTTGTTTAGCAATTTATGCTTGATTAAAAACCCCTCAAATCTCTAAAGTtgagaccaccacaagattttGGAAAACAAAGCTTATCCCAACTGAACCAATAGAGCTTTCTATGAGGGGTAGAGCCCCACCAAAatctttcaaactttttttttaaatttcatcacAGAAGCTTTTCGGAAGTTGAAATAAGCTCATGGCATATGATGGGAGAGCTTGTCCCACACTTTTGATCAAAATCTCTTTTCCACCCACTGAAAACATATTCTGTTTCCATCCTTGAAAGGTCTTGCAAATCTCGTCGATTATGTATTTGAAGTCCTTTGATTTATTGCGAGAAAAATAGGATGGAAGACCCAAATAAGCTCCCAAATCATTTACCATATTACTCCCAAAATACTGCTTAGGAAGGTCCCACGATTAGGGTGAATGTTGAATGAAAATAACATAGCTGATTTGGCTGAATTTACACATTCCCCTGATGCCGCTTCATATAGTTTTAACAAATTcctcaaatttaaacattcaatttcatTATCTTTACAAAAGATGAGACTATCATCGGTAAAAAGGAGATGGGAAATCAATGGACAAGAAGGGGATAGAGTTAAACCTGAGATTAAACCTTTCTCATTTGCTTGATGCATCATGAAGGAGAATCCTTTAGCTATAAGTAGAAAGAGGTAAGGAGAAAGAGGATCTCCTTGACAAATGCCTCTGCTTGGAATGATTTTGCCTTTAACTTCACCATTAATAAGAAAAGAGAATGGAATTGAAGAACCATTAATAAGAAAAGAGAATGGAATTGAAGAAATGCATTCCATTATTAATTCAATTGAAGAAATGCATTCCATTATTAATTCAATCACCCTCCTATTAAAGCCAAGCATAGACATAATTTTTTGCAGAAATATCCACTCAATTCTGTCGTAAGCCTTACTTAAATCCAGTTTAATAGCTGCGACACCTTCCttgccttttattttcttcttaatGTAATGAATGCTTTCTTGACCAACTATTACATTATCAAGAATAGATCTACCTAGAACAAATGCAGATTGTGAATTAGAAATAATTTCCTCCAACACAACCTTGAGTCGATTAGCTATTGCTTTGGTAACAATCTTATAGTTTACATTTCACAAACTGATTGGTCTGGAATCTCCAACATTCTCCGGATTGGAAAGCTTAGGAATAAGAGCAATGCTTGTTTTATTCCACTCCTTTATGCTCTTACCATTACTAAGCACCTCCAAACAGCTATCAATAGTTTTCTTTCCTACTAACTCCCATAATGTTGATAAAAAAGAGCTGGGAATCCATCTGGACCAGGGCCTTTAGTAGGGAACATTTGTTTTATTGTACATTCTAACTCTATCTTGTATATGGTGCCACAAGCTTTGCATTCATTTCATCTGAAACACGAGTGCACAATCCACCAATAGAAGCCTCAATAACTTCATCCTCAGGACCGGATGAAGACAAAATATTTTTGAAGTAATCAATAAAAATGTCTTCAACATTTGTTTCATTTTCCACCCATATACCATGGGAATCTCGAACtcctttaatttcattttgctTTTTCCTCAATGTAGCCTTCTTGTGGAACCATTTAGAACTCCGATCATCCCATTTCATCCATTCTTCACAAGAGTATTGCTTCCAataaatctcatcttcttccagAAGGTTTTCTGATTCAAATTCGATTAAGTGAACCTGCTCAAAATCAATATCAGGAGCTCCATCATATAAATCCTTAAGTGCTTGTTTGCACTTAGCAATTTTTTCCTTTCTGCAATTGTAAAATTTCCTGCCCCACGGTCTAAGCTTGCTTGAACAATATCTTAAACAATTGAGTCAGTGAATTGTTGTCTCTTTGTTCCCAACTACCAGCTGCAGAAATAATTTCCTTACATTCAGGAAATTTGGTCCACCCctccaaatttgaaatttcttaCAGCTTTCCTTAAACAAGGAGATTCATTTTTTTGAGAGAGTAAGTTCAATAGGTCTGTGGTCTGAGAATAGCCAATCCAGATGATCAACTTCATATTTATAAGAAAGATTATCAAAAACTTCATTGCACAAAAACTGATCTAATTGCTCCCAAATTCTCTTTATAGCCTAAATCGAGCAGTTTACGATCATCAACAACTTCTCTAAAGTTATCTAGCAAAACACTCTCTTTCCGCTCCCAAATTCTAACTCCCCTTCTTATACTGTGCCAAGTAAAACAAGAGCCTTTATAGCCTAAATCGAGCAGTTTACGATCATCAACAACTTCTCTAAAGTTATCTAGCAAAACACTTTCTTTCTGAGGACCCCCATATTTTTCATCAGCCCACAGAATTTCATTTAGATCCTCTCCAATCAGCGAAGGCTCAATATTGTCTCTCTGAAGATTCCTCAACAATCTCCAAGTTAAACATTTATTTTGTGTTTCTGGGTAACCATAAATCCCTGTGAATCTCCACTTTTCCCTTCCCATTCAATCCAAGAATCAATATGATTCTGAGAATAAGAACACACCTCAACTTTAACATCCTCTTCCCATAGTAAACACAAACCACCTTTAGCCACTTCTAACAGTAAAGCATCCATATAAATGACAACCATTCTTCAATCTACTGGTTGTATCCTCTCCACATTTTGTTTCTGATATAAAGAGAACCTTGGGTTTTTTAGTGCAGACAAGGCCAcgcaaagatctgaatgccctGGGGTTTCCCAGTCCCCGAGCATTCAAACATTATCAGATTCATTGCCTTAGGCAGGGCTGTTTCTCAGCCACTGCCAAATTAGTGATAACAGCTTCTTCCAAAGTAATTTCATTCtgttctttttgttttctttatccCAAATTGTTCAGAATTCTCATATTTCCTTTTTCCTCCATTCATCAATTGATCTGTTTGAGTAGAAGAAAAAGATGGTTTACCTCTTCtcttccaagtttttcttttgtttgggCTGAATCCTTTCTCCAACTCTTCGGGATTAAACCTCTCAGTAATCTCCAATTGGAACTCACTTTCCTTATTCATCACCGAACAGGATGAACCTTCTGTCTTCGTCAAAGTCAACTCCTCTCCTCCCTCTGGAGACAAATTTAGATCAAATTCATTCTTGTCTACTGGTCTAGAATCTCTTGAGTCAGCATTAAGAGGAATATTGGTCGGTTTAGATATTGAGTCATTGTGTTTTTTGGCTACAAAACATCCAGATTGGACTTCTATATTGGGTGTTGTTTGATTATATAATGGGATAAAAGTAGGATTCAATTCTTGTAACTCTTTTTGATCTGGCTGAGGAAAAGAGTTTTTAAGGATATTCTGGTTTCCAGTATATTTCAACCAAACACCATATTGGAATTTTTTATCTGAACCATCATAATTCTTTTTCCTTGACACAGAACAGTCTTTGACAAGGTGACCAATGCATCCACAGTTAAAACAAAAATCCGGTAACTTTTCATAGCAAAATGGGATCCAACAACCTCCTGGGTGCTTTGCTGTTTTAATCAAAATTCCACGTCCAGAGGCTTGGTACTGTCCATCCTTATCCGAATTCTCACAGTTTCCCCCCCCCCACCCAACAAAAATCCTCCTGATTGCAGTCCACTCCTTCAAAAGACCCCACTACATTACTGATTCTAATAGCCATATTCTTATTTTGAAAACCTAACGGTAAGTCTATCACTCTTACTTAGAAAGAGGTAAATTGAAAGGTGAAATCAGAAAGCTTACAATCATCTTTTGGAGATTCTAAAACAATCAAGAATCTTTCAAATAGCCACAGACCTGATTTTAAGACCCACTCTCTTTCTTCCGTCTTGGAAAactcaaaaataaataagtttcTTCCAATACTGATTATATCAAAGCTTCAAACTGTCTTCCGCACATTCCTCAGCGTATTTTTTAGAGGACCCATAGAAATTACTCTTCCTAATAGAAGTTTTCCTATCAGACAAAGCTCTAAATGTCCATTGACTAATTCAACAGTTTTCATATCTCTGGCTCTCAACATAATTTTCTCTCCATCTGTTAGACTAAGTTTCTCCCATTGGGACAATAATTCTTCTGAATCCATACCTATCAAGTAAACCCAGGAACCCAGATCGTGAATCGTAATCAACCAGACAGCCAACAAGACTTCTGACCAAACCTCCTGAAAACACGACTTCTTGGAGCAATcttgaaaacaagaaaactccAACTGCCTTTAGttgtattttaaataattaataaaaatattacttTTAATAATAGTATtgttagtatatatataatcaagCCCGGGctatttaagttaattatgaAGCATGATTCTTTGACCTATGCTTGAAATGcctctttatctttatttttcttattctaAACTCTTTATTTGGTTTCTGAACCTGCTTATAGAAATGCTGGCTAAAATGGCTGGGGGAGGAATGATCTGGCAGTTACTAAGGAGGAAGCTTAAGATACAATCTACCGTAAGAACTTtgcctcttttctttcttttttccctgGAGATCTTATTTGTCAAATCAAGCCGCACAACTTtaatttttcatcaaaattgTGCCTTCCTAATATATTATAGATCGTAAATGAAGGTTTTTCATATCCCTTATCTCAAAGATTGATGATATTGGGTCTGCTTGTTTGATGCAGCCCTTTGGAGCACTTGGTTTTCTTGGAAATGGTGCGTCAAAACATTTGAGCTTTGCAACAGTAGTATCCTGTTTTGAGATTAATCATGGGTTACAATGTCCAAGTTATAACTGGTCTCCCAATGGTAATCTCAGTTCACATGTTCATGCATCGTAAGTTTTTCCTGGGACTATAGTTTTCTCTTGATGAAAGATACAGTTCAACGTCGATCATCGTCAAGATAGTTATATTGATTCATTAAACTTGGTGATATTTTGAGGAGTTTTCCTTTTCGCTATGTTGGAATTGATTTCACTTCTTGATAGTGAATCCTTTTAAAACTTACTTGTGTTCTTCACTCTTGACTATTCTCCTCTCACCTTTTAAGAACTTATATTACGGAATCCAAGTTATTACTTCGTAAAActgatgaaattttttttccagtATTTCGAAATAAGAGGTGGTCTGATTGATTGCAGATTACGTTAATAATGTGTCGGTCTTTATTATATATGctaatttcaaagtttttttttttaaaaaaaagaaaacgaaaacaaaatcaaaattttcattaatacATGAAAAGCTACATAGTGAAATAAAATTCCTCAGAGCAGAATTACAATCTAGAGTGACAACCAAGAATTCTACAGAAAGCCCTCTCCAATTTATGTGAATTACCTCAATAGAAACATGGAAAGATAAATGGAATTTTGCTAAGTTGAACACCTCACTCCAATTTTTAGCTTTTCCATTGGCAATTTGGCAAgtctattatttatttatttctatctaATAAAATATCCTATGGACTATACTAATAATTCATACCCGGAAAttcttattaaatttaaaatcgtTCCTTCTCACATACAGTACACCACGTTTATTTCTACATCTCAAAGAACCATCGTCTTTAGATCTCATATGTTACATGAATTTTTGGCTAATCCTTTATGATCGTTAATTTGGGGTATTTTGTCCTTATGGAGTGACTAGAATTATTTGATTACTCATGCTTGCCAGAAAGTGTGTATTTTGATCTATCTCAACTATCACATTGCAGATcagttattgattttgttggCAGATGCTCACTCTATACTTTTGGGATGCAGGTTGAGATCCAACTTTCTACTGCAATCAACTTATTATTCTCGAACTTATAATGTTTATACAAGAGGTTCTGGCTTAGATATATGGGGATTGAAAACGGGACATGGTTATCATTCACAGTCATTTCATAAGTCTCATTGGTTTTCACCTCTTTCCACTCGTTATATTGGAAGGTGTTCTTCCTTGCACCATATTCAACgcagctactctaaagcttctATTGAACAGAAGTCCAAAAATATGCTTTTATACCTTGTAGCATTGGTTTTTGCCATGGTAGGATGTAGTTATGCGGCTGTTCCTCTTTATAGGAGGTTCTGCCAAGCTACTGGTTATGGGGGCACTGTTCAGCGCCGCGAGgtatttttctttagtttttgttatCGTGTCAGATTCCTCATGTCTTTGCTTTTCAATTGAGAAATGATTTCCTTTATGTAGAGCGTTGAAGAAAAGATTGCTCGGCATGCTCAAGATGGAACAGTAACTACAAGGTTCAAATTCTTGTTAATGTAGTTCTGTTTTGAACCAATGATTGGATTAAttgtgattttatttttcaagtaTTTTGTTCCTGCCTAAAGTAATTGTCCTTAAACTTAGTACAATAATTGCATTACTTTTGTTCTTTGTATCTCTTCATGTTTGCACTAGATTAGATATGCAGTTGCAAGCTGATTTGGAATTGCAGTAGAATGAGAGGCATCTCGATGTAAAAGTTAAGAAGCTGATGGAAATTTGAATAGATTGGGATAGTAAATGAAATAAGATTTTCAGTGTATTTGGGATAGTAGATTAGATACGCAGTTGCAAGCTGGTTTGGAATTGTAGAATGTGAGGCATATAGATGTAAAAGTTAAGAAGCTGATGGAGATTGGAAAAATTGGTACAGTAAATGAAATGAGATTTTGAGTGCGTTTGGTTTTTACGGATGAAAAGGACAGAGTAGAGATAGAAAAAATAGCACACACAAAGTTTATGTGGAAAAATCCTAataagggagaaaaaaccatggGATAACGGATTCTTATTAGAAACTAATACACAATATACAAAGAGACTACCagcttaaatagaaaaaagggaaaCCCTAGGATACTGGGAAAAAGACAAATATGCCCCTAGAGTAAAAAACCTTAATTTCAACActtcccctcaagttggggcgtagatgtcaataagacccaactttGCTAACACAAGAGTCAAACAACTGTCTGGGAAGTCCCCTTGTTAGGACGTCTACAATCTGTTGGCTGGAAGGAATATAGGGGACACAAACGTTGTCATTGTCAAGCCTCTCCTTGATGAAATGTCGATCAATCTCCACATGCTTTGTTCTGTCATGCTGTACTGGGTTATTTGCTATGCTTATTGCGActttgttatcacaatagagtttcaTCGGACCGGTGTGACCTTGATCAAGA encodes:
- the LOC120083269 gene encoding cytochrome c oxidase assembly protein COX11, mitochondrial isoform X1, which translates into the protein MLAKMAGGGMIWQLLRRKLKIQSTPFGALGFLGNGASKHLSFATVVSCFEINHGLQCPSYNWSPNDQLLILLADAHSILLGCRLRSNFLLQSTYYSRTYNVYTRGSGLDIWGLKTGHGYHSQSFHKSHWFSPLSTRYIGRCSSLHHIQRSYSKASIEQKSKNMLLYLVALVFAMVGCSYAAVPLYRRFCQATGYGGTVQRRESVEEKIARHAQDGTVTTRDIVVQFNADVADGMPWKFIPTQREVRVKPGESALAFYTAENRSSTPITGVSTYNVTPMKAAIYFNKIQCFCFEEQRLLPGEQIDMPVFFYIDPEFETDPKMDGINNLILSYTFFKVSEE
- the LOC120083269 gene encoding cytochrome c oxidase assembly protein COX11, mitochondrial isoform X2, translating into MLAKMAGGGMIWQLLRRKLKIQSTPFGALGFLGNGASKHLSFATVVSCFEINHGLQCPSYNWSPNGNLSSHVHASLRSNFLLQSTYYSRTYNVYTRGSGLDIWGLKTGHGYHSQSFHKSHWFSPLSTRYIGRCSSLHHIQRSYSKASIEQKSKNMLLYLVALVFAMVGCSYAAVPLYRRFCQATGYGGTVQRRESVEEKIARHAQDGTVTTRDIVVQFNADVADGMPWKFIPTQREVRVKPGESALAFYTAENRSSTPITGVSTYNVTPMKAAIYFNKIQCFCFEEQRLLPGEQIDMPVFFYIDPEFETDPKMDGINNLILSYTFFKVSEE